A single genomic interval of Stenotrophomonas sp. ZAC14D1_NAIMI4_1 harbors:
- a CDS encoding DNA repair protein, translating to MSSGKFTLFRHDGHGNVVPCAGVTYRVRDVLHGFAIVASGRTDSHGDTDRVILPERAPTPAPPVLPDWRKGWPHPGAGPAGLKLPWPRRNAQEAATAPGQGVLLPQSEHRYHLQVRDDASGEWSDPLLHPDCREPAQLGPWSEDPRADASMRPALQVRRLRLRPFHQLQLQRQGPPTPVPRATFVGYRRDSKGAEVIARDVQGQVVRGVTDLQGMTPRIFCESDLRLVFTLPGSRSELRSGLSEPRVVGQTRLVPVVPVKMHAVVSGPGEGATLELAGKISVPALLNAADEEFLLLTPEVWEEFREVSRSIEGSLSAVPRARWQLEEALAGRSLEAIAQAEKNLGMAEDRAAAMLNGNFARKADLVEVITIESYSRKDDGEPQQEVGLRRNYLPRFKYDEFKGRRLMGVPTHVDVGVTTRAGDSTMSAGSAARQKGSAFENFDSRKFKESLMTIKGQIGRNVKAPNIQFDLIELGGNQFSDLVRESETYSLETSAQWLRFVAGAGASAQAEWDPLHRKVSAKVEASAHYKMALFETKAVHTWSIPSRTGWMQRYGDIDLGAIVFQMSLELHGFAGVKRALMGAVGVTIDRGAVKVEAQPRDRDDSFVPSFDIVRGMPRADMGDPPDKDGKPSGRFVMAAVGEKPPKSLNGMQVNAEAFVGVEAGLTPAGELQWLPPQQGKPVTLAKLSLGTAGSAGAGAKAQLYVYYADGRFRIKVSARLCLGIGCRGSLDFVVGVEGMLEFAKWVYYQLAHAGFKELLFVAGEALEYLSQVVYLVFSRDGSIAEYLTGGLDDAQEKVKAIIRDNDLAGGRAELVRRINSVAVSPSSGNGAWLLYATPMTRGMLLYAITRHNWMTHMKNPADVEGVIDPQAHYLPDHKKAVIRVIKGITLASEWEAMFQHMTAEGEPSDEKPGKLEGDVIRFLNYGVSLSGDLKGQVIDPINAEGEAPSGQLGNSYLEQFLAHRNRLLGSFPKGYELADLQVMDVDTLLALDGREAPTFASLDVNYLQRFDHERRAIAAAARAGTSESTS from the coding sequence ATGAGCTCTGGAAAGTTCACGCTGTTTCGCCATGACGGGCATGGCAACGTCGTGCCCTGTGCGGGCGTCACCTATCGCGTCCGCGATGTGCTGCATGGCTTCGCCATCGTGGCGTCCGGCAGGACCGACAGCCACGGCGATACGGATCGGGTGATACTGCCGGAGCGCGCACCCACCCCGGCGCCACCGGTCCTCCCTGACTGGCGCAAAGGCTGGCCGCACCCCGGCGCCGGGCCAGCCGGCCTGAAGCTGCCCTGGCCACGGCGCAACGCGCAGGAGGCAGCTACTGCCCCAGGGCAGGGCGTGCTCCTGCCGCAGAGTGAACATCGGTACCACCTGCAGGTGCGCGATGACGCCAGCGGCGAGTGGAGCGATCCGCTGCTGCACCCGGACTGCCGTGAGCCCGCGCAGCTGGGGCCGTGGAGCGAGGATCCACGGGCCGACGCGTCGATGCGGCCTGCACTGCAGGTGCGGCGGCTGCGGCTGCGGCCGTTCCACCAGTTGCAGCTGCAGCGGCAGGGCCCGCCAACACCGGTGCCGCGGGCCACGTTCGTCGGCTACCGTCGCGACAGCAAGGGTGCGGAGGTCATCGCCCGCGACGTGCAGGGACAGGTGGTGCGTGGCGTAACGGACCTGCAGGGGATGACGCCGCGCATCTTCTGCGAATCAGATCTGCGGCTGGTCTTCACGCTGCCGGGCAGCCGGAGCGAGCTGCGCAGCGGCCTGTCCGAGCCACGGGTCGTCGGGCAGACCCGCCTGGTGCCGGTGGTGCCGGTGAAGATGCATGCTGTTGTGAGCGGGCCGGGCGAAGGTGCCACACTGGAGCTGGCTGGGAAGATCAGTGTGCCGGCGCTGCTGAACGCGGCCGACGAAGAATTTCTGCTGCTGACACCCGAGGTCTGGGAGGAGTTCCGTGAGGTCTCGCGTTCCATCGAAGGCAGCCTATCCGCCGTACCGCGCGCCCGCTGGCAGCTGGAGGAGGCCCTTGCGGGCCGCAGCCTGGAAGCGATTGCCCAGGCCGAGAAGAACCTGGGCATGGCCGAGGACCGTGCAGCGGCGATGCTCAACGGCAACTTTGCCCGGAAGGCCGATCTTGTTGAAGTGATCACGATTGAAAGCTACAGCCGCAAGGATGATGGCGAGCCACAGCAGGAGGTAGGCCTTCGCCGCAACTACCTGCCGCGTTTCAAATACGATGAATTCAAAGGCCGCCGGCTGATGGGCGTGCCCACCCACGTGGACGTGGGCGTGACGACGCGGGCGGGTGACAGCACGATGTCTGCGGGCAGCGCCGCCCGCCAGAAAGGCTCGGCCTTCGAGAACTTCGATTCACGCAAGTTCAAGGAGTCGCTGATGACGATCAAGGGCCAGATCGGCCGGAACGTCAAGGCGCCGAACATCCAGTTCGATCTGATCGAGCTGGGTGGGAATCAGTTCTCCGACCTTGTGCGCGAGTCGGAGACCTATTCGCTGGAGACCTCTGCGCAGTGGTTGCGGTTTGTGGCAGGCGCCGGGGCCAGCGCCCAGGCCGAGTGGGACCCACTGCACCGCAAGGTCAGCGCCAAGGTCGAAGCAAGCGCGCATTACAAAATGGCGCTGTTTGAAACAAAGGCCGTGCATACGTGGTCGATTCCGTCGCGAACCGGGTGGATGCAGCGCTACGGCGACATCGACCTGGGTGCGATCGTGTTCCAGATGTCGCTGGAGCTGCATGGCTTTGCCGGAGTGAAGCGTGCCTTGATGGGTGCTGTTGGCGTGACCATTGATCGCGGCGCTGTGAAGGTCGAGGCGCAGCCACGCGATCGTGATGACAGTTTCGTCCCCAGCTTCGACATCGTGCGTGGCATGCCCCGCGCTGACATGGGCGATCCCCCGGACAAGGACGGCAAGCCGTCCGGGCGCTTCGTGATGGCGGCGGTGGGCGAGAAGCCGCCAAAGAGCCTGAATGGCATGCAGGTGAACGCCGAGGCGTTTGTGGGTGTTGAAGCTGGGCTGACGCCTGCGGGCGAGCTGCAGTGGCTGCCGCCGCAGCAGGGAAAGCCGGTAACGCTTGCGAAGTTGAGCCTGGGTACGGCGGGTTCTGCGGGGGCGGGGGCGAAGGCGCAGCTGTATGTGTATTACGCGGACGGGAGGTTCAGGATCAAAGTCAGTGCGCGGTTGTGCCTGGGCATTGGCTGCAGAGGGTCGCTGGATTTCGTGGTGGGCGTGGAGGGGATGCTGGAGTTCGCCAAGTGGGTGTATTACCAGTTGGCGCATGCGGGATTTAAAGAGTTGTTGTTCGTTGCGGGGGAGGCTCTGGAATATCTCTCCCAAGTTGTGTACCTGGTTTTCTCCCGAGATGGTTCCATCGCTGAGTACCTGACTGGTGGCCTTGATGACGCCCAGGAGAAGGTGAAGGCGATAATTCGCGATAATGACTTGGCGGGAGGCAGGGCTGAGCTGGTGCGGCGGATCAACTCTGTCGCAGTGAGCCCGTCCAGCGGCAACGGGGCATGGCTTTTGTACGCCACACCCATGACTCGTGGGATGCTTCTGTACGCGATAACCCGCCACAACTGGATGACTCATATGAAAAATCCAGCCGATGTCGAGGGCGTGATCGATCCCCAGGCGCACTACCTTCCTGATCACAAAAAGGCTGTGATCCGTGTGATAAAGGGCATCACTCTCGCCAGTGAGTGGGAAGCCATGTTTCAGCACATGACCGCTGAAGGCGAGCCCAGCGATGAAAAGCCAGGCAAGCTTGAGGGCGATGTAATTAGATTTTTGAACTACGGTGTTTCGTTGTCCGGTGATCTAAAAGGCCAAGTGATTGATCCCATTAATGCGGAGGGTGAGGCGCCTTCGGGCCAACTTGGAAATAGCTACCTTGAACAGTTCCTTGCACATCGCAACAGATTGCTGGGTAGCTTCCCCAAGGGGTATGAGCTGGCGGACCTGCAGGTGATGGATGTCGATACACTGTTGGCGCTTGACGGGAGGGAGGCCCCTAC
- a CDS encoding type VI secretion system Vgr family protein translates to MRQGGAQGVSHMHTLQAHEDAALLHRFELPGAGLLLVERWRGREALSEGLDYHVDVLAPHADPACEAWLGRPATLSTRDAQGRDIRRVGLVREVYRLDCDRGFTRYRIRLAAWTWWLAQQRNSRVFRDATVRQIVDAVFAGHPSLACWRWSDDARACLDALPPRHYCVQYRQSDMDFVAGLLAEEGIGWRVEADAEAPALHRIELFFDSVALPQHAVSASDGALRFHRGDATEQEDSVLHLARRVRLGPHRLSMVSDDYRQDRTLAVQLPVDGGGSSSVEEYLACGSLGFESRAEGERRAVLSVERHEADRHGWQGIATVRGLAAGRWSAISQWSPQHTPELLITSLEHAGANTLPDRLLPHRWVEALQSDGFLPAELQRYAQQLGYAAAFHAVDRQRPWRPSTPDPAGEAQVVGRQTAIVIGADEGGGAAEGGRVYADSLGRIRVRFPLMDAAGKPAHSAWLRVAQRFAGPGVGSQFLPRVGQEVLVGFLEGDVQRPIVLGALYNGRGESDPSLHAQASDTRVGGTGNLAGGNAPAWHAAGDGPQAHRHPGALWGFSSREWGGEGGSTLQFDDTDDQLRLQLATTQAASQLNLGHVIHQRGNHRGSLRGQGFELRSDAAGVVRSERGLWLGAHPAGPGQPAGTAAQAGALLAQCGAMAAAFGQSAVLHGTGGLHASPALAPLRQAAAGVVAADGFARACAATGDTAGGVPHSTAPLLGMVAPLQAVVAGQGLFWQAGQSLVLGAGGAAHAVVMGHVRLHAAQSVGVLASAATSTSGRPSGLTIAAGEQPIEIQAQGDAVKLQSRQSQRLSSAHAAVELAAGGALVVQVAGGASLRMEGGNLQFSCPGTLTVHAGQHSFIGPASLAYPLRTLGIAPCRARFLVRDHAGAPLAGAAYSMQLPDGRWLSGTTDGNGFTQEVVTDGPEKVGLFVDDERHEGYLRDAGDN, encoded by the coding sequence GTGCGCCAGGGTGGTGCACAGGGCGTAAGCCATATGCACACGTTGCAAGCGCATGAGGATGCAGCGCTGCTGCACCGGTTTGAACTGCCCGGCGCAGGGCTTTTGCTGGTCGAACGCTGGCGCGGACGCGAAGCGTTGTCCGAAGGACTGGACTACCACGTCGACGTACTCGCTCCCCACGCGGACCCTGCCTGCGAAGCGTGGCTCGGCAGGCCCGCAACGCTGTCCACCCGCGATGCGCAGGGGCGCGACATCCGGCGGGTCGGCCTGGTACGCGAGGTGTACCGGCTGGACTGCGATCGCGGCTTCACCCGCTATCGCATTCGCCTGGCGGCATGGACGTGGTGGCTGGCGCAGCAACGGAACAGTCGCGTTTTCCGTGATGCAACCGTCCGCCAGATCGTGGATGCCGTGTTCGCCGGCCATCCGTCGCTCGCCTGCTGGCGCTGGAGCGACGATGCACGGGCCTGCCTGGACGCGCTGCCGCCGCGTCACTACTGCGTGCAGTATCGCCAGTCGGATATGGATTTTGTCGCCGGCCTGCTGGCCGAAGAGGGCATTGGCTGGCGTGTCGAGGCAGATGCGGAGGCGCCCGCACTGCATCGAATCGAACTGTTCTTCGATAGCGTGGCCTTGCCACAGCACGCGGTTTCGGCAAGTGACGGTGCCCTGCGCTTCCACCGCGGCGACGCGACCGAGCAGGAGGACAGCGTGCTGCACCTGGCCAGGCGCGTGCGGCTGGGCCCCCACCGGTTGAGCATGGTCAGCGATGACTATCGGCAGGATCGCACGCTGGCCGTGCAGTTGCCGGTGGATGGCGGTGGCAGTTCGTCTGTCGAGGAGTATCTTGCGTGCGGCTCGCTGGGCTTCGAGTCGCGGGCAGAAGGCGAGCGGCGCGCCGTACTTTCGGTTGAGCGCCACGAAGCGGATCGGCATGGGTGGCAGGGCATTGCGACAGTGCGAGGCCTGGCCGCAGGCCGGTGGTCGGCCATCAGCCAATGGTCGCCGCAACACACGCCCGAACTTCTGATCACTTCGCTGGAGCATGCCGGCGCCAATACCTTGCCAGATCGGCTGCTCCCGCATCGTTGGGTGGAGGCGCTGCAAAGTGACGGGTTCCTGCCTGCCGAACTGCAGCGCTATGCCCAGCAGCTCGGCTATGCCGCAGCCTTCCATGCTGTTGACCGCCAGCGTCCCTGGCGTCCATCCACGCCAGACCCGGCGGGCGAAGCCCAGGTGGTGGGTCGGCAGACGGCCATTGTGATTGGCGCCGATGAGGGCGGCGGAGCAGCCGAAGGCGGTCGCGTGTACGCCGACTCACTCGGGCGGATCCGCGTGCGCTTTCCGCTGATGGATGCAGCGGGCAAGCCTGCGCACAGCGCATGGTTGCGCGTTGCACAGCGGTTTGCAGGTCCGGGCGTGGGCAGCCAGTTCCTGCCGCGCGTGGGCCAGGAGGTGCTGGTGGGCTTCCTGGAGGGGGATGTGCAGCGCCCGATCGTACTGGGCGCCCTCTACAACGGGCGCGGCGAGAGCGATCCATCGCTGCATGCGCAGGCGAGCGATACGCGCGTCGGCGGTACCGGCAACCTTGCCGGTGGCAACGCACCGGCCTGGCACGCAGCGGGTGATGGCCCGCAAGCGCATCGCCATCCCGGTGCGCTCTGGGGTTTCAGCTCCCGCGAATGGGGCGGTGAGGGTGGCTCCACCCTGCAGTTCGACGACACGGACGACCAGCTCCGCCTGCAGTTGGCGACGACACAGGCGGCCAGCCAGTTGAACCTGGGCCACGTCATCCACCAGCGCGGCAATCATCGCGGCAGCCTGCGTGGGCAGGGCTTCGAGCTGCGCAGCGATGCAGCGGGCGTGGTGCGCAGCGAGCGCGGGCTGTGGCTCGGTGCCCATCCGGCAGGGCCTGGCCAACCGGCGGGTACGGCGGCGCAGGCAGGTGCGCTGCTGGCCCAGTGTGGGGCGATGGCCGCTGCGTTCGGGCAGAGCGCTGTGCTGCACGGCACCGGAGGGTTGCATGCCTCGCCTGCGTTGGCACCGCTGCGGCAAGCGGCAGCGGGCGTGGTCGCGGCCGATGGCTTCGCCCGTGCGTGCGCCGCCACCGGTGATACCGCCGGTGGCGTTCCCCACAGCACGGCACCGCTGCTGGGCATGGTTGCGCCGCTGCAGGCAGTGGTGGCGGGGCAGGGACTGTTCTGGCAGGCAGGGCAGAGCCTGGTCCTGGGTGCCGGCGGTGCTGCACACGCGGTAGTCATGGGCCATGTGCGCCTGCACGCGGCACAGTCAGTCGGCGTCCTGGCGTCGGCCGCCACTTCGACATCGGGCCGTCCGTCCGGCCTGACCATCGCCGCCGGTGAGCAGCCTATCGAGATCCAGGCGCAGGGCGACGCGGTGAAGCTGCAGTCTCGGCAGTCACAGCGCCTGTCCAGCGCGCATGCGGCGGTAGAACTGGCCGCTGGAGGTGCACTGGTCGTACAGGTAGCGGGCGGCGCCAGCCTGCGCATGGAGGGGGGCAACCTGCAGTTCAGCTGCCCGGGAACCCTCACCGTGCATGCGGGCCAGCACAGCTTCATCGGCCCGGCGTCCCTTGCTTATCCGCTACGCACGCTGGGTATTGCACCCTGCCGCGCCCGCTTCCTTGTTCGCGATCACGCAGGTGCCCCGCTGGCGGGGGCGGCCTATTCGATGCAGCTGCCGGATGGCCGCTGGTTGAGCGGAACGACCGATGGCAACGGGTTTACCCAGGAAGTTGTCACCGACGGACCGGAGAAGGTGGGCCTGTTCGTGGATGACGAACGGCACGAGGGCTACCTGCGCGACGCAGGCGATAACTGA
- a CDS encoding GH92 family glycosyl hydrolase has product MPMPLLDRRLLIAVAATAMLASGVGTAATPKSAADKAYASVDPFIGTGGEGHTYPGATVPFGMVQLSPDTRIQPREKAYGWAAGYRYDDSSIVGFSHTHFSGTGHSDLGDILVMPFTGEPGLERGDPEKPRSGYASRFRHDDEKAEPGYYAVTLDDYKVRAELTTSARVGVHRYTFPKGTDAKMLLDMRTSMYDYPGKILWSRVRVRDDGTVTGFRETRGWAAGRQLYFAMRFSRPLASHELHNTEKDIVYKGFAPPGEKDPAQRAQIEGRQLVGTFDFGKLDAPLIVKVAISPVSEAGAIANLDAEVADFNFDRVRAQAKQEWTQALSVLDIDAPEHARRSAYTALYHTMLGPTLFMDADGQYRGADNAVHKAEGYTNYSTFSLWDTYRALHPLLTLVQPEKRNSDFINSMLAHHDHSPYGMLPVWSFHGLEDWCMIGYHAVPVIADAYVKGIRGFDADKALKAMVETANYGPYDGIAQYRELGYVPIDEEGEAASKTLEYAFDDWTIARMAQAMGKADVASTFDKRAGNWRNAFDKDTGFMRARKRDGSFRTPFDPSASGYGTDYTEGNAWQYSWYVPQDVAGLAAAHGGSDKLLARLDEVFNAKVDPSIFEHMEDITGLIGWYAHGNEPSHHVAYLYSYAGQPWRSQARLKQIMDTQYADRPDGLAGNDDVGQMSAWYVFTALGLYPVAPGSGEYILGRPFLPKTAMRLPNGKTFTIVANGLDDKHTYVGSVSLNGKPLQRTFLRHDEILAGGELTFTMQAEPNKAWPGQGAQAPYSMSKP; this is encoded by the coding sequence ATGCCGATGCCCCTGCTGGACCGTCGCCTCCTGATCGCCGTCGCCGCCACCGCCATGCTCGCCTCCGGCGTGGGCACGGCCGCCACGCCGAAGTCCGCCGCCGACAAGGCCTATGCCTCGGTCGACCCCTTCATCGGCACCGGCGGGGAAGGGCATACCTACCCGGGTGCCACCGTGCCCTTCGGCATGGTCCAGCTCAGCCCGGACACCCGCATCCAGCCGCGCGAGAAGGCCTATGGCTGGGCAGCGGGCTACCGCTACGACGACAGCAGCATCGTCGGCTTCTCGCATACGCATTTCTCCGGTACCGGCCATTCCGACCTGGGCGACATCCTGGTGATGCCCTTCACCGGCGAACCGGGCCTGGAGCGCGGTGACCCGGAGAAGCCGCGCAGTGGCTACGCCTCGCGCTTCCGCCATGACGACGAGAAGGCCGAGCCCGGTTACTACGCCGTGACCCTGGACGACTACAAGGTACGCGCCGAGCTGACCACCAGCGCCCGCGTGGGCGTGCATCGCTATACCTTCCCCAAGGGTACCGACGCGAAGATGCTGCTGGACATGCGCACCAGCATGTACGACTACCCGGGCAAGATCCTGTGGTCGCGGGTGCGCGTGCGCGACGATGGCACCGTGACTGGCTTCCGCGAAACGCGGGGCTGGGCCGCGGGCCGCCAGTTGTACTTCGCCATGCGCTTCTCGCGGCCGCTGGCCAGCCACGAGCTGCACAACACCGAGAAGGACATCGTCTACAAGGGCTTCGCGCCCCCGGGCGAAAAGGACCCGGCGCAGCGGGCGCAGATCGAGGGCCGGCAGCTGGTCGGCACGTTCGACTTCGGCAAGCTCGATGCGCCGCTGATCGTCAAGGTCGCGATCTCGCCGGTCAGCGAGGCCGGTGCGATCGCCAACCTCGATGCGGAGGTGGCCGACTTCAATTTCGACCGCGTGCGCGCACAGGCAAAGCAGGAGTGGACCCAGGCGCTGTCGGTGCTGGACATCGACGCGCCCGAGCATGCACGGCGCAGCGCCTACACCGCGCTTTACCACACCATGCTGGGCCCGACGCTGTTCATGGATGCCGACGGCCAGTACCGTGGCGCCGACAATGCGGTGCACAAGGCCGAGGGCTACACCAACTACTCGACGTTCTCGCTGTGGGATACCTATCGCGCCCTGCATCCCCTGCTGACCCTGGTGCAGCCGGAAAAGCGCAACAGCGACTTCATCAACTCGATGCTGGCCCACCACGACCACAGCCCGTACGGCATGCTGCCGGTGTGGTCGTTCCACGGCCTGGAAGACTGGTGCATGATCGGCTACCACGCGGTGCCGGTGATCGCCGATGCCTACGTGAAGGGCATCCGTGGCTTCGATGCCGACAAGGCACTGAAGGCGATGGTCGAGACGGCGAACTACGGCCCTTACGATGGCATCGCGCAGTACCGCGAGCTGGGTTACGTGCCCATCGATGAGGAAGGCGAGGCGGCCAGCAAGACCCTGGAGTACGCCTTCGACGACTGGACCATCGCGCGCATGGCGCAGGCCATGGGTAAGGCCGACGTGGCCAGCACCTTCGACAAGCGCGCCGGCAACTGGCGCAATGCGTTCGACAAGGACACCGGCTTCATGCGCGCGCGCAAGCGTGACGGCAGCTTCCGCACGCCGTTCGACCCCAGCGCCAGCGGCTACGGCACCGACTACACCGAAGGCAACGCCTGGCAGTATTCCTGGTATGTGCCGCAGGACGTGGCCGGCCTGGCGGCAGCGCATGGGGGCAGCGACAAGCTGCTGGCGCGGCTGGATGAGGTGTTCAACGCCAAGGTGGATCCGTCCATCTTCGAGCACATGGAAGACATCACCGGCCTGATCGGCTGGTATGCGCACGGCAACGAACCCAGCCACCACGTGGCCTACCTGTACTCGTATGCCGGCCAGCCCTGGCGCAGCCAGGCACGCCTGAAGCAGATCATGGACACGCAGTACGCCGATCGCCCCGATGGCCTGGCCGGCAACGATGACGTTGGCCAGATGTCGGCGTGGTACGTGTTCACCGCGCTGGGCCTCTACCCGGTGGCACCGGGTTCGGGCGAGTACATCCTGGGCCGCCCGTTCCTGCCGAAGACCGCGATGCGCCTGCCGAACGGCAAGACCTTCACCATCGTGGCCAACGGCCTGGACGACAAGCACACCTACGTGGGCAGCGTCAGCCTCAACGGCAAGCCGCTGCAGCGCACCTTCCTGCGCCATGACGAGATCCTGGCCGGTGGCGAGCTGACCTTCACCATGCAGGCCGAGCCGAACAAGGCATGGCCGGGGCAGGGTGCGCAGGCACCGTATTCGATGTCGAAACCGTAA
- a CDS encoding DUF4034 domain-containing protein: MTSPLSVESPRRLAAPAIWDDLLAHRFEAIESALPELLAPQDADGGARVLTLLAPPQALPINTLWQALAAWQQASPQADAPLLLAALVWDRIAVDARGSGWTASVGEGAWSSVHAAQTALFVHAIALADRGPLCWPLLHQLMRSVAAFGVPVWMSDWMHDGFHPADGAGPWRDMQALLGAWMAEAPRLPALPAELPTSWATAIPIPPELDEEGDPIEGHGTSPEPALAWLQMGLQAAGHGLPLLDTYARLRTPRWGGSHDEILALADGPLAEGLDASQRNQLRMIAWLDAIDVDSIDTGNRGAVQQAFARGMELLAQPQSALERTGIHLQLAELASRVDNTGMAAAHYAQAVDPSVPRGFDDPQLMRMLHAAAATGMGEWLAPVVARQWRNSAWAAVMQGALRDTGWCGVAPDAAQAEAAYRHAAALMAVPAPGADCPFNDVYYAFDETLQHTALLHMAQAGAELGFPEMQAALGYHYFEHVPAYDPALAIQWYRRAAEQDSSRALYNLSLVYDRGLEEGGIAGMGVDELVHLSNACELRCLELAATEEEWGERLQRRVRSCVAGVGYYLRTQVIAEGRLPRLLETLEFWGGQAWTQAAWMLAQYYAARSEHEFDRAVFWAERACAQQPDDEDVLALRTTLQRGLFGSRRYRQALERVSDGLQ, encoded by the coding sequence ATGACCTCTCCGCTTTCCGTTGAATCCCCGCGGCGTCTTGCCGCGCCCGCGATCTGGGATGACCTGCTCGCCCATCGCTTCGAGGCCATCGAGTCCGCCTTGCCTGAACTTCTCGCGCCGCAGGACGCCGATGGCGGTGCGCGCGTGCTCACCCTACTGGCCCCGCCTCAGGCCCTGCCGATCAACACGTTGTGGCAGGCACTGGCTGCCTGGCAGCAGGCCTCGCCGCAGGCCGACGCGCCGCTGCTGCTGGCAGCGCTGGTCTGGGACCGCATCGCCGTCGATGCGCGCGGCTCCGGCTGGACTGCTTCAGTGGGCGAGGGCGCCTGGTCGAGCGTGCACGCCGCGCAGACCGCGCTGTTCGTGCATGCGATCGCCCTGGCCGATCGTGGGCCGCTGTGCTGGCCGCTGCTGCACCAGCTGATGCGAAGCGTGGCGGCCTTCGGCGTTCCCGTGTGGATGAGCGACTGGATGCATGATGGCTTCCATCCTGCCGATGGCGCCGGCCCCTGGCGCGACATGCAGGCGCTGCTGGGTGCGTGGATGGCCGAGGCACCCCGCCTGCCGGCGCTGCCAGCAGAGTTGCCCACTTCCTGGGCGACCGCGATCCCGATTCCGCCGGAGCTGGACGAGGAGGGCGACCCGATCGAGGGGCACGGCACTTCGCCGGAGCCCGCGCTGGCCTGGTTGCAGATGGGCCTGCAGGCCGCCGGCCATGGCCTGCCGTTGCTGGACACCTACGCGCGGCTGCGCACGCCACGTTGGGGCGGCAGCCATGACGAGATCCTGGCGCTGGCCGATGGTCCCCTGGCCGAAGGCCTCGACGCATCGCAGCGCAACCAGCTGCGGATGATCGCCTGGCTGGACGCCATCGACGTGGACAGCATCGATACCGGCAACCGCGGCGCGGTGCAGCAGGCGTTCGCGCGCGGGATGGAGCTGCTGGCGCAGCCGCAGTCGGCACTGGAGCGCACGGGCATCCACCTGCAGCTGGCCGAGCTTGCATCGCGGGTGGACAACACCGGCATGGCCGCGGCGCATTATGCGCAGGCGGTCGACCCCAGCGTGCCGCGCGGGTTTGATGACCCCCAGTTGATGCGCATGCTGCACGCGGCTGCCGCCACCGGCATGGGCGAGTGGCTGGCGCCGGTCGTAGCGCGGCAGTGGCGCAATTCTGCCTGGGCCGCAGTGATGCAGGGCGCACTGCGCGACACCGGCTGGTGTGGTGTGGCGCCGGATGCAGCACAGGCCGAGGCGGCCTATCGCCATGCGGCGGCGCTGATGGCGGTGCCAGCGCCTGGCGCGGACTGCCCGTTCAACGACGTCTATTACGCCTTCGACGAAACGCTGCAGCACACCGCGCTGCTGCATATGGCGCAGGCCGGTGCCGAGCTGGGCTTCCCGGAAATGCAGGCCGCGCTGGGCTACCACTACTTCGAGCATGTGCCGGCCTACGATCCGGCGCTGGCCATCCAGTGGTACCGCCGCGCAGCGGAGCAGGACAGTAGCCGCGCGCTCTACAACCTCAGCCTGGTCTACGACCGCGGGCTGGAGGAGGGCGGCATTGCGGGCATGGGTGTGGACGAACTGGTGCACCTGTCCAACGCCTGCGAGCTGCGTTGCCTGGAACTGGCGGCGACCGAAGAAGAATGGGGTGAGCGCCTGCAGCGCCGGGTGCGCAGCTGCGTGGCCGGCGTCGGCTATTACCTGCGCACGCAGGTAATAGCCGAAGGTCGCCTGCCACGCCTGCTGGAGACCCTCGAATTCTGGGGCGGCCAGGCGTGGACACAGGCGGCCTGGATGCTGGCGCAGTACTACGCCGCACGCAGCGAGCACGAGTTCGACCGGGCGGTGTTCTGGGCCGAGCGCGCCTGCGCGCAGCAGCCGGACGATGAGGACGTGCTGGCGCTGCGTACGACCCTGCAGCGCGGCCTGTTCGGCAGCCGGCGCTACCGGCAGGCGCTGGAGCGCGTCAGCGACGGCCTGCAGTAG
- a CDS encoding thioredoxin family protein has translation MPFMRDHQAVEPARSDVDAQAGWLLIEFGAPWCGHCQAAQPALQAFVDAHDLPHWKIEDGKGKPLGRSFQVKLWPTVVLLRDGQEVARVVRPVDSADLSTLVAALPT, from the coding sequence ATGCCGTTCATGCGCGACCACCAGGCCGTCGAGCCGGCCCGCAGCGATGTCGATGCGCAGGCGGGTTGGCTGCTGATCGAGTTCGGTGCGCCCTGGTGCGGCCACTGCCAGGCCGCGCAGCCGGCGCTGCAGGCCTTCGTGGACGCGCATGACCTGCCGCACTGGAAAATTGAAGATGGCAAGGGCAAGCCGTTGGGCCGCTCATTCCAGGTGAAGCTCTGGCCGACTGTCGTGCTGCTGCGCGACGGCCAGGAAGTGGCCCGCGTAGTGCGGCCGGTGGACAGCGCCGATCTGTCCACGCTGGTGGCGGCGCTGCCGACGTAG
- a CDS encoding host attachment family protein codes for MTRRIPEGTLVVVTDGGSARVFTNVGTDHQLTLKQEGELRLQDISEQGVSGQGPSGAVPKDMSISQLNEATFAKQVAEQLNEDALKNRYAHLILVADPITLGRIRPLLHKEAQARLLDDLAKNFTNAPLEDIQRALAA; via the coding sequence ATGACCCGTCGCATTCCCGAAGGTACCCTTGTCGTCGTCACCGATGGTGGTTCGGCACGCGTGTTCACCAACGTCGGCACCGATCATCAGCTGACGCTGAAGCAGGAGGGCGAGCTGCGCCTGCAGGACATCAGCGAGCAGGGCGTGTCGGGCCAGGGCCCTTCCGGTGCCGTGCCGAAGGACATGTCCATTTCCCAGCTCAACGAAGCCACGTTCGCCAAGCAGGTCGCCGAACAGTTGAACGAGGATGCGCTGAAGAACCGCTATGCGCACCTGATCCTGGTGGCTGACCCGATCACCCTGGGCCGCATCCGCCCGCTGCTGCACAAGGAAGCGCAGGCGCGACTGCTGGATGATCTCGCCAAGAACTTCACCAACGCGCCGCTGGAAGACATCCAGCGCGCACTGGCGGCGTAA